A single Uloborus diversus isolate 005 chromosome 7, Udiv.v.3.1, whole genome shotgun sequence DNA region contains:
- the LOC129226985 gene encoding uncharacterized protein LOC129226985, protein MTTQAFIASLKRFFGRRGKCSKIITDNAKTFVGANVEIKRLQKMVRIPDEVLSNYFLTEGIQWNFIPPRSPNFGGIWEAGVKSFKFHLKRVIGSQNLTLEEFITILSEIEGVLNSRPLIPMSSEMDNFEILTPGHFLIGRPITTLSEPQLIDVKENTLSKWQRITKFSQQIWKLWKRDYLTHLQQRNKWRFSKNDVKTGTLVLILEENLPSTKWCVGRIIETNIGRDNRVRVVKLCLPSGSTLIRNVRDVCILPVEETV, encoded by the coding sequence ATGACTACACAGGCTTTTATAGCAAGTTTGAAACGTTTTTTCGGCAGGcgaggaaaatgttcaaaaatcattacTGATAATGCTAAAACGTTCGTTGGGGCTAATGTCGAAATCAAGAGATTGCAAAAAATGGTTAGAATTCCTGATGaagttttgtcaaattattttctaaCAGAAGGTATTCAGTGGAATTTCATTCCTCCTAGATCGCCCAATTTTGGTGGCATTTGGGAGGCCGGGGTGAAATCGTTCAAATTCCATTTAAAAAGAGTAATTGGcagtcaaaatttaactttagaagaatttattACAATTTTGTCAGAAATCGAAGGCGTTTTAAATTCCCGGCCTCTCATACCAATGTCATCAGAAAtggacaattttgaaatattaacaccAGGTCACTTTCTTATTGGCAGACCTATCACTACCCTTAGTGAACCACAATTGATTGATGTTAAGGAAAACACCCTTTCTAAGTGGCAAAGGATTACCAAATTTAGTCAACAAATTTGGAAGTTATGGAAAAGGGATTACTTAACCCATTTACAACAGAGAAATAAATGGAGATTTAGCAAAAATGATGTTAAAACAGGGACTCTTGTTCTCATTCTAGAAGAAAACTTGCCATCGACAAAATGGTGTGTTGGCAGAATTATTGAAACGAACATTGGTCGTGATAATAGAGTTCGAGTAGTAAAATTATGTTTGCCAAGTGGAAGCACACTAATAAGAAATGTTAGAGATGTTTGCATTCTTCCAGTTGAAgaaactgtttaa